The following proteins come from a genomic window of Nicotiana tomentosiformis chromosome 12, ASM39032v3, whole genome shotgun sequence:
- the LOC138903131 gene encoding uncharacterized protein: MDNNEDADMAYLTKRFQKMVRRNGGIPKRGSSSKLKHYDLYHKCGMPGHFIKDCPLLKQYQYKHNSDKAVKRNPVPDKRFKRKNATDNVVKQALVAWGDSSNKSEEDDDQGDNSMVAVESEAAGYDSIFALMAQSDDDKDDDDDNRLNFLDKEKDVLTEKVANIKHERDDLLVVVVDLKDIIEELKGEGRHEILQKGKEVADEIHLRLEDEIKSVKSSMCAKLEKNKQLQEEIGRVKSDLEKSLKWTWSSDAITAMYTSNGGNRQGIGFQREKNPYYPHRKYVTVLDNWLCTHYGNTGHFKETCKAKFQSQQKNKVFTKKALQGGSVSFGNGKRGYILGVGRIGKSLSHSIENVYYVNGLKYNLLSVSQICDKRNKVEFVSKKCTVTNLVTGEVVLVVKRYKNIYVADFESLQSGDLSCLSVVYDDAELWHRSLGHASFSLLNKLVKKDLVRGLPKSSFKDHKVCDACAKENHVRSSFKSKKEVSTSRPLDLLHMDLCGPMRVPSRGGKRYIFIIVDDYSRFSWTLFLRTKDETFQVFVAFVKKIQVKMGNIVVCISSDHGTEFDNAKFDEFCIENGITHNFFSSKNTTTKWCCGEEE, from the exons ATGGACAACAATGAGGATGCTGATATGGCTTACCTGACAAAAAGATTCCAGAAAATGGTTCGCAGAAATGGAGGTATTCCAAAAAGAGGCAGTTCCAGCAAACTAAAACATTATGACCTTTATCATAAGTGCGGTATGCCAGGACATTTCATCAAGGATTGTCCTCTCCTCAAGCAATATCAATACAAACACAACTCAGACAAAGCAGTtaagaggaacccggttcctgacaAACGCTTCAAGAGGAAAAATGCCActgacaatgttgtgaaacaagctcttgtTGCATGGGGAGACTCTTCCAACAAatctgaagaagatgatgatcaaggtGACAACTCCATGGTGGCAGTGGAAAGTGAAGCAGCGGGGTATGACTCCATCTTTGCCTTGATGGCACAGTCCGATGATGATAAAGATGATGACGATGATAATAGGCTAAATTTTTTGGAT AAAGAAAAGGATGTTTTAACTGAAAAGGTTGCTAACATAAagcatgagagagatgatttATTAGTAGTAGTTGTAGATCTGAAGGATATAATTGAGGAACTAAAAGGAGAAGGTAGGCATGAGATTCttcaaaagggaaaggaagttgcgGATGAAATACATCTTAGGCTTGAAGATGAGATAAAATCGGTGAAATCTAGTATGTGTGCTAAACTTGAGAAGAACAAACAACTTCAAGAAGAAATAGGTAGAGTCAAGagtgatcttgaaaaatcacttaagtggacctggtcctctgatgctaTCACTGCCATGTACACAAGCAATGGGGGAAACAGGCAGGGAATCGGGTTCCAAAGGGAAAAAAATCCCTACTACCCTCATAGAAAGTATGTTACTGTACTTGACAATTGGCTCTGCACTCACTATGGTAACACTGGGCACTTTAAGGAAACTTGTAAGGCTAAGTTTCAGTCTCAACAGAAAAACAAAGTGTTTACTAAGAAG GCCCTAcaaggagggagtgtatcctttggaaatggcaaAAGGGGATatattctgggagttggaaggattgggAAGTCACTCTCTCATTCTATTGAAAATGTGTATTATGTCAATGGATTGAAGTACAACTTGTTGAGTGTTTCCCAAATCTGTGACAAGAGAAACAaggtggaatttgtgtcaaaGAAATGCACAGTCACAAATCTTGTGACTGGTGAAGTGGTTCTAGTGGTgaaaagatacaaaaatatttatgttgctgattttgagtcccTGCAGAGTGGTGATCTCAGTTGTCTAAGTGTTGTTTATGATGATGCTGAGTTATGGCACAGAAGTCTCGGTCATGCAAGTTTCTCACTGCTGAACAAACTGGTCAAGAAAGACCTGGTTCGTGGTCTGCCCAAGTCAAGCTTCAAggatcacaaggtgtgtgatgcatgtgctAAAGAAAACCATGTCAGATCCTCTTTCAAGTCCAAAAAGGAAGTTagtacctcaaggccacttgatcttcTCCATATGGATTTATGTGGACCTATGAGAGTGCCAAGCAGAGGAGGAAAAAGGTACATCTTCATTATTGTGGACGACTACTCCAGATTCTCCTGGACTTTGtttctcagaaccaaggatgaaactttCCAAGTATTTGTTGCATTTGTCAAGAAGATCCAAGTGAAGATGGGCAATATTGTAGTATGTATCAGTTCTGACCATGGGACAGAATTTGATAATGCCAAATTCGACGAATTCTGTATTGAAAATGGCATCACTCATAATTTTTTTAGCTCCAagaacaccacaacaaaatggtgttgtggagaggaagaatag